A DNA window from Phaeobacter sp. A36a-5a contains the following coding sequences:
- a CDS encoding TRAP transporter large permease — translation MDVVLLFSMVIGLLLIGVPIAVALGLSSTLFLLIYSDSSLASVAGTLFEAFEGHFTLLAIPFFILASSFMTTGGVARRIIRFSIACVGHLPGGLAIAGVFACMLFAALSGSSPATVVAIGSIVIAGMRQVGYSKEFAAGVICNAGTLGILIPPSIVMVVYAAAVEVSVGRMFLAGVIPGLMAGFMLMVTIYVMAKVKNLPKGEWLGWGEVAASAANASVGLLLIGIILGGIYGGIFTPTEAAAVASVYAFFVATFVYRDMGPLKTAPKPKDLGQFVTMLPKMLGQTVVYFIPSFFHADTRHALFEAGKLTVTLLFVIANALILKHVLTDEQVPQQIATAMLSAGFGPVMFLIVVNVILLIGGQFMEPSGLLVIVAPLVFPIAIELGIDPIHLGIIMVVNMEIGMITPPVGLNLFVTSGVAGMPMMAVVRAALPFLAVLFVFLIMITYIPWISTVLPNAVMGPEIITK, via the coding sequence ATGGATGTCGTCCTATTGTTTTCCATGGTCATCGGCCTATTGCTGATCGGGGTTCCGATCGCGGTGGCGCTTGGCCTCAGCTCGACGCTGTTCCTGCTGATCTATTCCGACAGCTCGCTGGCGTCGGTTGCGGGCACGCTTTTTGAAGCCTTCGAGGGGCATTTCACGCTGCTGGCGATCCCCTTCTTCATCCTCGCGTCAAGCTTCATGACCACCGGCGGCGTGGCGCGGCGGATCATCCGGTTCTCGATCGCCTGTGTCGGTCATCTGCCGGGTGGTCTGGCGATTGCCGGCGTCTTTGCCTGTATGCTGTTTGCGGCCCTGTCCGGGTCGTCACCGGCCACCGTGGTGGCCATCGGATCCATTGTGATCGCCGGGATGCGTCAGGTCGGCTACAGCAAGGAGTTCGCGGCTGGTGTCATCTGTAACGCGGGCACGCTGGGCATCCTGATCCCGCCGTCGATTGTGATGGTGGTTTATGCGGCGGCGGTTGAGGTCTCGGTGGGGCGGATGTTCCTGGCGGGCGTCATTCCGGGCCTGATGGCCGGGTTCATGCTGATGGTGACCATCTATGTGATGGCCAAGGTGAAGAACCTGCCCAAGGGCGAATGGCTGGGCTGGGGGGAAGTTGCAGCCTCGGCGGCCAATGCCTCGGTTGGTCTGCTGCTGATCGGGATAATCCTGGGCGGCATCTATGGCGGGATTTTCACCCCGACAGAGGCAGCGGCTGTGGCGTCGGTCTATGCCTTCTTTGTCGCGACCTTTGTCTACCGCGACATGGGGCCGCTGAAAACGGCGCCAAAACCGAAGGATCTGGGGCAGTTTGTGACCATGCTGCCCAAGATGCTGGGGCAGACCGTGGTCTATTTCATCCCGTCCTTCTTTCACGCCGATACGCGCCATGCCCTGTTTGAGGCAGGCAAGCTGACGGTGACGCTGTTGTTTGTGATTGCCAATGCGCTGATCCTCAAACATGTGCTGACCGATGAGCAGGTGCCGCAGCAGATTGCCACCGCGATGCTGTCGGCCGGCTTTGGTCCGGTGATGTTCCTGATCGTGGTCAATGTGATCCTGCTGATCGGTGGTCAGTTCATGGAGCCGTCGGGGCTGTTGGTGATTGTGGCGCCGCTGGTGTTCCCGATAGCGATTGAACTGGGGATCGACCCCATTCATCTGGGCATCATCATGGTGGTCAACATGGAGATCGGCATGATCACCCCGCCGGTTGGTCTGAACCTCTTTGTGACCTCCGGGGTTGCGGGGATGCCGATGATGGCGGTGGTGCGGGCGGCGCTGCCGTTCCTGGCGGTGCTCTTCGTGTTCCTGATCATGATCACCTATATCCCGTGGATATCGACGGTGCTGCCCAATGCGGTGATGGGGCCGGAGATCATAACAAAGTAG